A segment of the Patescibacteria group bacterium genome:
GAGTACACCTGCTGCTCGCCTTCCTGTCCTTCTTCGTATACCGCTTCGTTCGGGATAAGGAGGAGCGCAAGATATACGAATTCGGGACAATCTTCACCAACTGCGCCTTCGTGGGCTACCCCGTCCTCTCGGCGGTGCTGGGGGAGGAGCTGGGTGTGTTCTACGGCTCCTTCTATACAATATTTTTCAACCTCTTTATATGGACCTACGGAATAATTCTGCTTAACCGGGGCAAGGGCGGGACAAAGCTGAACTACTTCAAGGTTTTCGTAAACGCCGGCACCGTGTCCGTCACCCTGGGGATTCTCCTGTACGTTTCAAAAATCAAGCTGCCCTATGTAGTCCACAGCGCCGTGTCCATGGTGGGAGACATGACCTTCCCGCTGTCCATGATAATAGTCGGCTCCCTTGTGGCGCATGTAGACTTCAAGGCGCTGCTGTTTAACTTCAGAACCTACCTGTTTTTATTTATCAAGCTGCTGGTAATCCCCTGTATTGTGATGTTCCTCTGTATAGCTCTTGGGCTGGACAAAAAGCTCGTCTACATCTGCACGCTCATGGCGTCTATGCCCAGCGCATCGAATACCGCCATATTTACGGAGCTGTTCGGCGGGGACGCGAAGCTGGGGGCACGGCTGGTAGGCGTGTCCACGCTGGTGAGCGTGCTGACAATTCCGGCGATAATATATCTTTTGACAACCTTTGCTTAATTGTTAGCATATAGAGAGCATTCAGCAGAAGCATGCTTTTATATTTTATGTGTTCGCTTTGCAATATAAAAATTACCTCCGTTTTATTTTTCTAATAATATCCCTATTTAGTATATTTGTCGCAGAATTGTAACAATTTATTGTGGAAAAAGCCTTATTTCTATGTTATAATAAAATACTTAAATTAATATTGTGGTAATATACATATATCATATAAATGGGATAATTTGTATATATCCGACATGAATTTTACACAAGCCAATCCGCAAACAGCCGCACGGCGGTACAGGAGATAAATATGCACAGACTGTTTGAAAAAGTTGAGAAAATGACGCTGCCAACCCTCAT
Coding sequences within it:
- a CDS encoding AEC family transporter, translating into MPQVDISLVSGRVLIIFLTMFAGVFARRLKLIDEKSTKHLSSLLVYITQPMLIIDSFQMDYDASKLLDGAAISVASVGVHLLLAFLSFFVYRFVRDKEERKIYEFGTIFTNCAFVGYPVLSAVLGEELGVFYGSFYTIFFNLFIWTYGIILLNRGKGGTKLNYFKVFVNAGTVSVTLGILLYVSKIKLPYVVHSAVSMVGDMTFPLSMIIVGSLVAHVDFKALLFNFRTYLFLFIKLLVIPCIVMFLCIALGLDKKLVYICTLMASMPSASNTAIFTELFGGDAKLGARLVGVSTLVSVLTIPAIIYLLTTFA